Sequence from the Bombus pyrosoma isolate SC7728 linkage group LG3, ASM1482585v1, whole genome shotgun sequence genome:
CGGATATTAACAATTCTCAAGATACTTCGGAAACTATATATGATAACAAAGAGGGGGAATCCTTTTTCACTGAACCTTTTTGTAAGAGAGCACCGAAGCGTATAATTCCGAATATATGCGTGCCTATAAACACGTGCCCTTGTTTAAATTCCGTTTTATGAACATATATTCTTACAGTTTAAAATAACACATAATACAGAATGAATCGatgttatttgtataatttattctagCAAAAGTACTTcaattttgcatatatttctttctatcaaCATATGTATACACGTATAAACCGCTTGTTCGCAATAAAAGCtatgtacaataatttaattgccGCTTCTTTAGCGACGGCAGTAATTTTGTACAGACAGAGACAATAAgactgaaaattattttgtctcCGTGTAAAAAGCTTCTCAAACGTTACTTGAGCACGGGACTTATTatgtgaaaagaaataaacgaacaacATAAAAAGAACTATGAATAATACCGCACGAGAGGCATGTTTTCGAACAAAGTAATAATAAGTACATTCAATGCGAGCTAGTCACGCATTGTCAATGGAAGATATAAACCCCCATTCAAGACTGTTGCTTTTTGAGCCATAGCTAAGAATACGTTATACAATAAATCTTATCGCGTATCATTGCTCTTATAGGTTAAGTCGCTACGCGAGAAGGGGAATGTTTCAcgtttatacatacatatatcctTTCAccaaaaattacttttcagCACGTGTATAAATTCATTGCGATATAGTTAAACATCGGTAACAATATATCGCTTCGCTCGTTGAAAGAAACAGGTGTTCCCTTTCAAACTTGACGTATGTAGGCGAACAAAAGTgttgagaaatattatatacagtcATTTTTGATGATTTCAATTACAGTACCAATCCTCATCTTCATAACCCATTCTAATCTATCGTTTGAATTGttttaatacgtaataacatgtATAAGCTAAACAATGCAGCATATGCAGATAATTAGAGATTCATCATCCTCCACTCAGAGAGGTTATCACATTGTAAAAGTAACACAGATCATGGATTGTGCTTTACCGTGTTCAGACTACGTGCGTCACGCCAGCGGTCTGTAGTAAATTCACACCATTTCTACCTTCAACATCGGTTGACTCTATTTGTTCTTTAAGTAACTCCAGTTCTCTTATACCGGACACAGTGACTTCGTATTTGTGGGCCACTAAGCTccgataaaaatgtatcgcAAATGCGAGGAAGATTATTAGTACTGGTATTAACACGATACAAGCAGACCAAGCGGCCACTTGTGAAAAGTCATAGAACTTCACCCAACAAAGTATAgcaatttccaataaaaatagtaaaagtcCTAGAAGAGTAGAAAACGCCCATGCCACTTCGATGTACCAGTGTAGACGTTCGTGTGGAGATTCGTGTACTAAGCTTATGCTATGCAGATTGCACACAGCTTCGATGTTCGGCAAAATACACGTTGATATCATTAAAGCTAACATATGAACTGCAACCAACAACGTAGTACACACGGCGAAGGCGATTAACATCTCTGAAGGTACTTTCGTATCGGAATTCAATTGTACTTCCACCATAGCTACCtgtaaaggaaaaatatttatttattaatatctattaatatatattaaaatgtgtatgaaatatttaacagtAAGTTTATAATCTGTGTAATGAAATCAATTGCTCAGAGTTATTTCCTTTATTGTTATATGCAATCGtcctttttaaaataactttacaatatttttatgcagaATTGATTCAATTCTAGActaactatttatatataaattaaaaaataaatattaactttacTGTACCCATAAGTTTtaagaaattctattaatGCTAAATAATATTGCGGGGATATATATCTTCTTGTTCCTGAActcatttttaacaaattataatctacgttactgttattaatattcctCCCTTGACTGTTCCCTTTGTTCCCTTTACTATTGTACTGTTATTATCACAATGTGAATGTATTAAgtctgttatttttaataatggaGAACAAAAAGCTAAAacctaaaaaaaaagtattgttCTAAAGTTTTGGTGATTCAGAGGTATTTCAGATTATCGAAAaagagatttattaaaatatccagTTATGTACCATGGCAAAGCCGGAAAGTAGAGCAGACGTCTTGCTCGACGCTTTAAGTTTCGCTCGACTGAGCTGCAGTTTTCT
This genomic interval carries:
- the LOC122566036 gene encoding LOW QUALITY PROTEIN: calcium release-activated calcium channel protein 1-like (The sequence of the model RefSeq protein was modified relative to this genomic sequence to represent the inferred CDS: deleted 1 base in 1 codon); its protein translation is METRRRAEYGSSFIRATQESSLMSIWSTSTGRNSVFGAEDGAVLPSSHLPIHVHVARTHLRNADGHCFHKRFHNCQHPLVFVLHRTFGKLSRWHRRCHLLSSKMSQSGDGLHTPGYLSWRKLQLSRAKLKASSKTSALLSGFAMVAMVEVQLNSDTKVPSEMLIAFAVCTTLLVAVHMLALMISTCILPNIEAVCNLHSISLVHESPHERLHWYIEVAWAFSTLLGLLLFLLEIAILCWVKFYDFSQVAAWSACIVLIPVLIIFLAFAIHFYRSLVAHKYEVTVSGIRELELLKEQIESTDVEGRNGVNLLQTAGVTHVV